The following proteins come from a genomic window of Frankia casuarinae:
- a CDS encoding MmgE/PrpD family protein, with product MKLHEVRARRSVEAPPRRDQLAWKIAEVAAERVPVPPEVVEMIGNRIIDNAAVAAAALTRGPVVAARDQALAHPYTPGATVVGVERAVRVSPEWTAWANGVAVRELDFHDTYLAADYSHPGDNIPPVLAVAQHTGRGGAELVHGIATAYGIQVDLVTGICLHEHRIDHIAHLGPSAVAGIGALLGLPPEPIYQAVGQALHTTTTTRQARKGEISTWKAYAPAFAGKTAVEAVDRAMRGQTSPAPIYEGEDGVVAWLLGGPDAVYRVALPEPGEPRRGILATYPKEHSAEYQSQALIDLARRLRTRLPGTGSSLGAGSSLGAGSSTASSEASFEVDVAAIRQIVIHTSHHTHHVIGTGAGDPQKADPTASRETLDHSIMYIFAVALQDGTWHHERSYAPERAARPDTVALWHRIRTVEDPQWTRRYHATDPAERAFGGRVEVTLVDGTSIVDEIAVADAHPAGARPFRRADYVAKLRMLAEGVVSAAEQDRFLDLVGRLDTLTPAELAGLTLVADALALETGGTRGVFA from the coding sequence ATGAAGCTGCACGAGGTGCGCGCCCGCCGGTCCGTCGAGGCGCCGCCCCGGCGTGACCAGCTTGCCTGGAAGATCGCCGAGGTCGCCGCCGAGCGGGTGCCGGTGCCGCCGGAGGTCGTCGAGATGATCGGCAACCGAATCATCGACAACGCGGCGGTCGCCGCGGCGGCGCTGACCCGCGGCCCGGTCGTCGCGGCCCGCGACCAGGCGCTCGCCCATCCGTACACCCCGGGAGCGACGGTCGTCGGCGTCGAGCGGGCAGTACGGGTGTCGCCGGAGTGGACGGCCTGGGCGAACGGCGTCGCCGTGCGGGAACTGGACTTCCACGACACCTACCTGGCCGCGGACTACTCCCATCCGGGCGACAACATCCCCCCGGTGCTCGCCGTCGCGCAGCACACCGGCCGCGGCGGCGCCGAGCTGGTCCACGGGATCGCCACCGCGTACGGGATCCAGGTCGACCTGGTGACCGGCATCTGCCTGCACGAACACCGCATCGACCACATCGCCCACCTGGGCCCCTCCGCCGTCGCCGGGATCGGTGCCCTGCTCGGCCTGCCCCCCGAGCCGATCTACCAGGCCGTCGGCCAGGCGTTGCACACGACGACGACCACCCGTCAGGCCCGCAAGGGCGAGATCTCCACCTGGAAGGCGTACGCCCCGGCCTTCGCCGGCAAGACGGCGGTGGAGGCGGTCGACCGGGCGATGCGCGGCCAGACCTCGCCGGCGCCGATCTACGAGGGGGAGGACGGGGTCGTCGCCTGGCTGCTCGGCGGCCCGGACGCGGTGTACCGGGTGGCGCTGCCGGAACCCGGCGAGCCCCGTCGGGGCATCCTCGCCACCTATCCCAAGGAGCACTCCGCCGAGTACCAGAGCCAGGCGCTGATCGACCTGGCCCGCCGGCTGCGTACCCGGCTGCCCGGGACCGGCTCGTCTCTCGGGGCCGGCTCGTCTCTCGGGGCCGGCTCGTCCACGGCCTCCTCCGAAGCCTCCTTCGAGGTCGACGTCGCGGCGATCCGCCAGATCGTCATCCACACCAGCCATCACACGCATCACGTGATCGGCACCGGCGCCGGGGATCCGCAGAAGGCCGATCCGACCGCGAGCCGGGAGACGCTCGACCATTCGATCATGTATATCTTCGCGGTGGCGCTGCAGGACGGGACGTGGCACCACGAACGTTCCTACGCCCCCGAACGGGCCGCCCGGCCCGACACCGTCGCGCTGTGGCACCGGATCCGCACGGTGGAGGATCCGCAGTGGACCCGCCGTTACCACGCGACCGACCCGGCCGAGCGGGCCTTCGGCGGGCGGGTGGAGGTCACGCTCGTTGACGGGACGTCGATCGTGGACGAGATCGCCGTCGCCGACGCGCATCCGGCCGGGGCCCGGCCGTTCCGGCGTGCGGACTACGTCGCCAAGCTGCGTATGCTCGCCGAGGGGGTCGTGTCGGCCGCCGAACAGGACCGGTTCCTCGACCTGGTCGGCCGGCTCGACACCCTGACCCCGGCCGAGCTCGCCGGGCTGACCCTCGTCGCCGACGCGCTCGCCCTGGAAACGGGCGGGACGAGGGGGGTCTTCGCATGA
- a CDS encoding glycosyl transferase has translation MPAILVGWCAVAGGIAAKDGRYGAWALSSVLVGFAAVVLAVVATAGTSSTAGTSSTAGTSSTAGTAVAVRPRGWFGAWLLVAVVIGVAPLVRRPRYYAAGRFATAADVLAILAGLLAAGSIMVMLHHVGRGRRIGREHHRGRGRLDVLASPWVFWLVLALACAAGVATIRAAPTPRIDVFHLLQVSAAGLPHGADMYRQQWAPSRAEYPVDGLFDVYPYLPVTSVLLAPFRLLLGDVRYGLLLALAVAAVLIRAVAGRAPAAPAVAALPLLVVVFPESMYALQQSWTEPLLVACLAATVWASTSGRGRVAVVTFALALATKQHVALLIPLAAGYPAFGPRRTASAAAAAALLVAPWVLAGPRDFLDDAVWTNLHYEVLAHSLSLPGLASHFGVTLGFGSTAVALLGAYTAAWRARGDATGFCLGAALVLLTLNLMNKQTFFNHYTLPMGLLVLAVAALAVDDPARAVDDPARAGGQRSVENRSSDAPSYRLRRSTCTVRSRSVASWSDSTAQAPSRNR, from the coding sequence ATGCCGGCGATTCTGGTCGGTTGGTGCGCGGTGGCCGGTGGCATCGCGGCCAAGGACGGTCGGTACGGCGCCTGGGCGCTGTCGAGTGTCCTGGTAGGTTTCGCGGCGGTGGTCCTGGCGGTCGTGGCCACCGCCGGCACCAGCAGCACCGCCGGCACCAGCAGCACCGCCGGCACCAGCAGCACCGCCGGCACCGCCGTGGCCGTGCGCCCGCGCGGGTGGTTCGGGGCGTGGCTGCTCGTGGCGGTCGTGATCGGCGTCGCGCCGCTCGTGCGCCGTCCCCGCTACTACGCCGCCGGCCGGTTCGCCACGGCGGCGGACGTGCTCGCGATCCTCGCGGGCCTGCTCGCCGCCGGGTCGATCATGGTCATGCTGCACCACGTCGGCCGGGGGCGTCGGATCGGCCGGGAGCACCACCGGGGCCGGGGCCGGCTCGATGTGCTCGCCTCTCCGTGGGTGTTCTGGCTGGTCCTGGCCTTGGCCTGTGCGGCGGGCGTCGCTACGATCCGCGCCGCGCCGACGCCCCGCATCGACGTCTTCCACCTGCTCCAGGTCTCCGCGGCCGGCCTGCCGCACGGGGCCGACATGTACCGGCAGCAATGGGCGCCGAGCCGGGCCGAGTACCCGGTCGACGGCCTGTTCGACGTCTACCCCTATCTACCGGTCACGTCCGTGCTCCTGGCTCCCTTCCGGCTTCTGCTCGGTGACGTCCGTTACGGCCTGCTGCTGGCCCTGGCGGTGGCGGCGGTCCTGATCCGCGCGGTCGCGGGACGGGCACCCGCGGCGCCGGCGGTGGCCGCGCTGCCGTTGCTGGTCGTCGTGTTCCCCGAGTCGATGTACGCCCTGCAGCAGTCCTGGACCGAGCCGTTGCTCGTGGCGTGCCTGGCGGCGACGGTGTGGGCGTCGACGAGCGGGCGGGGACGGGTGGCGGTCGTCACGTTCGCGCTCGCCCTGGCGACCAAACAGCACGTCGCGCTGCTGATCCCCCTGGCGGCGGGCTACCCCGCGTTCGGGCCCCGCCGGACGGCCTCGGCCGCGGCCGCGGCGGCGCTCCTCGTTGCCCCCTGGGTGCTGGCCGGTCCCCGGGACTTTCTCGACGACGCGGTCTGGACGAACCTCCACTACGAGGTGCTCGCCCACTCGCTGTCCCTGCCGGGCCTGGCGTCGCATTTCGGGGTCACGCTCGGATTCGGCTCGACCGCGGTCGCCCTCCTCGGTGCCTACACGGCGGCCTGGCGGGCTCGCGGGGACGCCACCGGGTTCTGCCTGGGGGCGGCGTTGGTCCTGCTCACCCTGAACCTGATGAACAAGCAGACCTTCTTCAACCACTACACGTTGCCGATGGGTCTGCTCGTGCTGGCCGTCGCGGCCCTCGCCGTCGACGACCCCGCCCGCGCCGTTGACGACCCCGCCCGCGCGGGCGGTCAGCGCAGCGTGGAGAACCGTTCCAGCGACGCGCCCTCGTACAGGTTGCGCCGCTCGACCTGCACGGTGCGGTCGCGCAGCGTGGCGAGTTGGTCGGACAGCACGGCGCAGGCGCCCTCCAGGAACCGGTAA
- a CDS encoding NAD(P)/FAD-dependent oxidoreductase: MTEKPEVVVIGAGPAGLTAGWELVKRDVPVTIIEGDSVVGGISRTAQREGWRFDIGGHRFFTKVPEVEKLWHEILPDEDFLLRPRSSRIYYNGKFFDYPLKAGNALGGLGLVEAARCIASYAAARIRPPQDQSNYENWLVARFGWRLYRTFFKTYTEKLWGVPVSEMPSDWAAQRIKSLSMMNAIVNAVLPKRNQKEITSLIEEFQYPKYGPGMMWETATDKIIKQGGRVVFEEKVRKIHHADGRATGVTTTVTGGYGPGAGAPESSRSDLGSEYQYQADEIISSMSFSSLVRVMDPPAPAHVLAAANALKYRDFLTIALVVPASAAFPDNWIYIHSPTVKVGRIQNFASWSPFLVKDGRTCLGLEYFVFEGDETWNASDEELVALGTKELVELGLIRAQQVEEGFVVRMPKAYPYYDLHYKKNVDIIRAWLAENTPNVHPVGRNGMHRYNNQDHSMLTAMLTVQNIIDGTKHDVWEVNVEEDYHEEVSSPARGIARS, translated from the coding sequence GTGACCGAAAAGCCAGAGGTAGTCGTCATCGGAGCCGGACCGGCAGGTCTGACCGCCGGTTGGGAGCTGGTGAAACGGGACGTCCCCGTGACGATTATCGAGGGTGACTCGGTCGTCGGCGGAATCAGCCGTACGGCCCAGCGTGAAGGTTGGCGTTTCGACATCGGCGGCCACCGCTTCTTCACCAAGGTTCCCGAGGTCGAAAAGCTCTGGCACGAAATCCTGCCGGACGAGGACTTCCTGCTGCGCCCCCGATCGAGCCGCATCTACTACAACGGGAAGTTCTTCGACTACCCACTCAAGGCGGGAAACGCGCTCGGCGGGCTTGGCCTGGTCGAGGCGGCGCGCTGCATCGCCTCCTACGCCGCGGCCCGGATCCGGCCGCCGCAGGACCAGAGCAACTACGAGAACTGGCTGGTGGCCCGTTTCGGCTGGCGGCTCTACCGCACCTTCTTCAAGACCTACACCGAGAAACTGTGGGGCGTTCCGGTGAGCGAGATGCCCTCGGACTGGGCCGCGCAGCGCATCAAGAGCCTGTCCATGATGAACGCGATCGTGAACGCGGTCCTACCGAAGCGGAACCAGAAGGAGATCACCTCCCTCATCGAGGAGTTCCAGTACCCCAAGTACGGGCCCGGAATGATGTGGGAGACCGCCACCGACAAGATCATTAAGCAGGGTGGCCGGGTGGTCTTCGAGGAGAAGGTCCGCAAGATCCACCATGCCGACGGCCGCGCGACCGGCGTCACCACGACCGTGACCGGCGGGTACGGCCCAGGGGCCGGCGCCCCGGAGTCCTCGCGCTCCGACCTCGGCAGCGAGTACCAGTACCAGGCCGACGAGATCATCTCGTCGATGTCGTTCTCCTCCCTCGTCCGGGTGATGGACCCGCCGGCACCGGCCCACGTGCTGGCCGCGGCGAACGCGCTGAAGTACCGCGACTTCCTCACCATCGCCCTCGTGGTGCCGGCCTCGGCCGCTTTCCCGGACAACTGGATCTACATCCACTCCCCCACCGTCAAGGTCGGCCGGATCCAGAACTTCGCCTCCTGGTCGCCATTCCTGGTCAAGGACGGGCGTACCTGCCTCGGCCTGGAGTACTTCGTCTTCGAGGGTGACGAGACCTGGAACGCCTCCGATGAGGAACTGGTCGCGCTCGGGACGAAAGAACTCGTCGAGCTGGGTCTGATCAGGGCCCAGCAGGTGGAAGAGGGTTTCGTCGTACGCATGCCGAAGGCATATCCATACTACGACCTACACTACAAGAAGAACGTCGATATCATCCGCGCCTGGCTGGCCGAGAACACGCCGAACGTCCACCCGGTCGGCCGTAACGGCATGCACCGTTACAACAATCAGGACCACTCGATGCTCACCGCGATGCTCACGGTCCAGAACATCATCGACGGCACCAAGCACGATGTGTGGGAGGTCAACGTCGAGGAGGATTACCACGAGGAGGTTTCGTCGCCGGCCCGGGGCATCGCCCGGTCCTGA
- a CDS encoding DUF5703 family protein has product MDGVELEYQRLYLPPGTDRRAAVQILTMHAEFGHWELERLRLFPDGSRRVVLRRRRRPGGLPGYLPT; this is encoded by the coding sequence TTGGATGGAGTAGAGCTGGAGTACCAGCGGCTGTACCTGCCGCCGGGTACGGACCGCCGGGCAGCCGTCCAGATCCTCACGATGCACGCCGAGTTCGGCCACTGGGAGCTCGAACGCCTACGGCTGTTCCCGGATGGCTCCCGGCGGGTAGTGCTGCGCCGCCGTCGGCGCCCCGGCGGCCTGCCCGGCTATCTGCCCACCTGA
- a CDS encoding M20/M25/M40 family metallo-hydrolase encodes MASASTTPPDRTGGLRLPVTAPSAEGEVVELCREMLRFESVNRGNGDGNERPIAEYVAAKLAEVGLEPTLLESAPGRTSVVTRVEGADPSRAPLLVHGHLDVVPADASEWRLPPFAGEEADGCLWGRGAVDMKDMDAMTLAVIRDIVRTGRRPPRDLVVAFVADEEAGGVLGARWLVENHPDLFADCSEAISEVGGFSYTVSDDLRLYLIETAEKGIAWMKLTAAGRAGHGSMISDDNAVTALCEAVARLGRHTFPLVMTPTVRVFLNSLGEALGIEFDLDDLEATVAKLGPIARMIGATLRNTANPTQLEAGHKVNVIPGEATAYVDGRYLPGQEEEFIRQLDEILGPDIRREWVVHDQALETSFDGALVEAMAASLRAEDPIARAVPYMLSGGTDAKSFSRLGIRCFGFSPLLLPPDLDFSGMFHGVDERVPLDSLRFGVRVLDRFLHAC; translated from the coding sequence ATGGCGAGTGCGTCCACGACCCCCCCCGACCGCACCGGTGGCCTGCGCCTGCCGGTGACCGCCCCCTCCGCGGAGGGCGAGGTGGTCGAGCTCTGTCGGGAGATGCTCCGCTTCGAGTCGGTCAACCGCGGCAACGGCGACGGCAACGAGCGCCCGATCGCGGAGTACGTCGCGGCGAAGCTCGCGGAGGTGGGCCTTGAGCCGACCCTGCTGGAGTCGGCCCCGGGCCGCACCAGCGTGGTGACCCGGGTGGAGGGGGCGGATCCCTCGCGTGCGCCGCTGCTCGTCCACGGTCATCTCGACGTGGTGCCGGCGGATGCCAGCGAGTGGCGCCTGCCGCCGTTCGCTGGCGAGGAGGCCGACGGCTGCCTGTGGGGTCGGGGCGCGGTGGACATGAAGGACATGGACGCGATGACCCTCGCGGTCATCCGCGACATCGTCCGCACCGGCCGCAGGCCACCCCGGGACCTCGTCGTCGCCTTCGTCGCGGACGAGGAGGCCGGCGGCGTCCTCGGGGCGCGCTGGCTCGTCGAGAACCATCCCGACCTGTTTGCCGACTGCTCCGAGGCGATCAGCGAAGTCGGTGGGTTCTCCTACACCGTCTCCGACGACCTGCGCCTTTACCTCATCGAGACGGCGGAGAAGGGCATCGCCTGGATGAAGCTGACCGCTGCCGGCCGGGCCGGCCACGGTTCGATGATCAGCGATGACAACGCGGTGACGGCGCTGTGCGAGGCGGTGGCGAGGCTCGGCCGGCACACCTTCCCGCTGGTCATGACCCCGACGGTCCGGGTGTTCCTGAACTCCCTCGGGGAGGCGCTCGGCATCGAGTTCGACCTGGACGACCTGGAGGCGACCGTCGCGAAGCTCGGCCCGATCGCCCGGATGATCGGTGCCACGTTGCGTAACACCGCCAACCCGACCCAGCTCGAGGCCGGTCACAAGGTCAACGTGATCCCGGGCGAGGCCACCGCCTACGTCGATGGTCGCTATCTGCCCGGTCAGGAGGAGGAGTTCATCCGCCAGCTCGACGAGATCCTCGGGCCGGACATCCGTCGCGAATGGGTCGTCCACGACCAGGCGTTGGAGACCAGCTTCGACGGCGCGCTGGTGGAGGCGATGGCCGCGTCGCTGCGCGCCGAGGACCCGATTGCCCGGGCCGTGCCCTACATGCTCTCCGGCGGCACGGACGCGAAGTCCTTCTCCCGGCTCGGCATCCGCTGCTTCGGGTTCTCCCCGTTGCTGCTGCCGCCCGACCTGGACTTCTCCGGCATGTTCCACGGGGTGGACGAACGGGTGCCGCTCGACTCGCTGCGCTTCGGCGTCCGCGTCCTCGACCGCTTCCTGCACGCCTGCTGA
- a CDS encoding glycosyltransferase family 39 protein, translated as MTDVAVRPAEQIPEPVDQVGNASGRAGRIFTAVMGVLLAVSVIVRFTASQALWLDEAQSVAIARLPLRGSAFTMWDGLLRDGSPPLYYLVLHGWIKAFGEGTFAVRSLSALINIGAAWPLFLLARRVVGERAARVSVVLYLTSPFALYFGTETRMYSLIVLLTALGGLALERVLRAPSIRSTIALALCAGGLALTHYWCLYLLLTVGTWLVLLLVARPWWVARQIRRGAGAADPAGVPGGMTASANDPGPTGVPGYRSAPGSPGSRGRGAPHSHRTPTRFLTPQRRGPVFGLLGIVGGGLVFAPWLPDFFDQLAHTGTPWGEPASYAAISHAYGQWAGGPTTLGRLLLFLITGLAAAGIAGRPAGSRFILLDLRGLEPGRTLFLLATGTLVVAVTAGKVVGNAWADRYTATAFVPFLLVIGLGATIITDRRVFHGVVAVAALTGLLAGTSDIHRERSQATEAAQVLERTARPGDVMLVCPDQLGPGLARTVPNWMKVYVVPTYAPPDRVDWVDYEQRNESANGVAIARRALAEAGPEHTVFLAGSGSYRTYEELCTVVRTTLQEARPLADEVMKQGLPAKVYENYALLRFRAS; from the coding sequence GTGACGGATGTCGCGGTCCGGCCGGCGGAGCAGATCCCCGAGCCGGTCGACCAGGTCGGGAACGCATCCGGCCGTGCGGGACGGATCTTCACCGCGGTGATGGGAGTGCTCCTCGCCGTCTCGGTGATCGTGCGGTTCACCGCCAGCCAGGCACTCTGGCTGGACGAGGCGCAGAGCGTCGCCATCGCCCGCCTGCCCCTGCGTGGGTCGGCCTTCACGATGTGGGACGGCCTGCTACGGGACGGCTCACCGCCGTTGTACTACCTGGTGCTCCACGGCTGGATCAAAGCGTTCGGCGAGGGCACCTTCGCGGTCCGCTCCCTGTCCGCGCTGATCAACATCGGTGCGGCGTGGCCGCTGTTCCTGCTCGCCCGCCGCGTGGTCGGCGAGCGGGCGGCGCGGGTCAGCGTCGTGCTGTACCTCACGTCGCCGTTCGCGTTGTACTTCGGGACCGAGACCCGGATGTACAGCCTCATCGTGTTGCTCACCGCGTTGGGTGGACTGGCGTTGGAGCGCGTCCTGCGGGCACCGTCGATCAGATCGACGATCGCCCTGGCGCTCTGCGCGGGAGGCCTGGCGCTGACCCATTACTGGTGCCTCTACCTGCTGCTCACGGTCGGAACGTGGCTGGTCCTGCTGCTGGTGGCCCGTCCGTGGTGGGTCGCGCGCCAGATCCGGCGCGGGGCGGGCGCGGCGGACCCGGCGGGTGTGCCGGGCGGCATGACCGCCTCGGCGAACGATCCGGGCCCGACAGGTGTACCCGGATACCGTTCCGCCCCGGGAAGCCCGGGAAGCCGGGGCCGGGGCGCCCCCCACAGTCACCGGACACCGACCCGTTTCCTCACCCCGCAGCGGCGGGGGCCGGTCTTCGGGCTGCTCGGCATCGTCGGTGGCGGGCTGGTCTTCGCCCCGTGGCTGCCCGACTTCTTCGACCAGCTTGCCCACACCGGCACCCCCTGGGGCGAGCCCGCCAGCTATGCCGCGATCTCCCACGCCTACGGCCAGTGGGCCGGCGGCCCGACGACCCTGGGTCGCCTGTTGCTGTTCCTGATCACCGGTCTCGCCGCCGCCGGCATCGCCGGCCGGCCCGCGGGTAGCCGGTTCATCCTTCTCGATCTGCGTGGTCTCGAACCGGGTCGGACCCTGTTCCTGCTGGCCACCGGCACACTCGTCGTCGCGGTGACGGCGGGCAAGGTGGTCGGCAACGCCTGGGCCGACCGGTACACCGCCACCGCCTTCGTGCCGTTCCTGCTGGTCATCGGGCTCGGCGCGACGATCATCACCGATCGGCGGGTGTTCCATGGAGTGGTCGCCGTCGCCGCCCTGACCGGTCTGCTCGCCGGGACCTCCGACATCCACCGGGAGCGGAGCCAGGCCACCGAGGCCGCGCAGGTCCTCGAGCGGACCGCCCGGCCCGGTGATGTGATGCTGGTCTGCCCGGACCAGCTCGGACCGGGCCTCGCCCGTACCGTGCCGAACTGGATGAAGGTGTACGTCGTGCCGACCTACGCACCGCCGGATCGGGTCGACTGGGTCGACTACGAGCAGCGCAACGAATCGGCCAACGGGGTCGCGATCGCCCGGCGCGCCCTCGCCGAGGCCGGTCCGGAACACACCGTCTTTCTCGCCGGTTCCGGGTCATACCGCACCTACGAGGAGCTGTGCACGGTGGTGCGCACCACCCTGCAGGAGGCCCGGCCACTCGCGGACGAGGTCATGAAGCAGGGTCTGCCGGCCAAGGTCTACGAGAACTACGCGCTGCTGCGGTTCCGGGCCTCTTGA
- the prpB gene encoding methylisocitrate lyase, with product MMVPAGRPVADKRRMLRAGLASGRLQRWPGAFVPLVAMSIERTGFDGVYVSGAALSAALGLPDIGLTTLTEVAASAGQIARVTDLPTLVDADTGFGEPLNVHRTIGLLEDAGLAGCHLEDQVNPKRCGHLDDKAVVGRDEMVRRLRAAVAARRDDAFVLCARTDAVAVEGLTAAIDRARAYVDAGADMIFPEALADERSFAAFRAAVDVPILANMTEFGKSPLLTAAQLTDLGVNAVIYPVTTLRVAMGAIIRGLATLAAEGTQADLVPAMQTRAELYDLLDYAGYGAADIL from the coding sequence ATGATGGTGCCGGCCGGCCGGCCCGTCGCGGACAAGCGGCGGATGCTGCGGGCGGGTCTCGCCTCCGGCCGCCTGCAACGCTGGCCGGGCGCGTTCGTCCCGCTGGTCGCGATGAGCATCGAACGGACCGGTTTCGACGGCGTCTACGTCTCGGGGGCGGCGCTGTCCGCGGCGCTGGGACTGCCCGACATCGGGCTGACGACGCTGACCGAGGTCGCCGCGAGTGCCGGGCAGATCGCCCGGGTCACCGACCTGCCGACCCTCGTCGACGCCGACACGGGATTCGGTGAGCCGCTGAACGTGCACCGCACGATCGGGCTGCTCGAGGACGCCGGGCTCGCCGGCTGTCACCTGGAGGACCAGGTCAACCCGAAGCGCTGCGGCCACCTGGACGACAAGGCGGTCGTCGGGCGCGACGAGATGGTGCGCCGCCTGCGCGCCGCGGTGGCGGCCCGCCGCGACGACGCCTTCGTGCTCTGCGCCCGCACCGACGCCGTCGCCGTGGAGGGGCTGACCGCGGCGATTGACCGGGCCCGTGCCTACGTTGACGCCGGCGCTGACATGATCTTCCCGGAGGCGCTCGCCGACGAGCGGTCGTTCGCGGCGTTCCGGGCCGCCGTCGACGTGCCGATCCTCGCGAACATGACCGAGTTCGGGAAGTCGCCGCTGCTCACCGCGGCGCAGCTGACGGACCTCGGGGTCAATGCCGTCATCTATCCGGTGACGACGCTGCGCGTGGCGATGGGCGCGATCATCCGGGGGCTCGCGACGCTCGCCGCCGAGGGCACCCAGGCCGACCTGGTCCCGGCGATGCAGACCCGCGCGGAGCTCTACGACCTGCTCGACTACGCCGGCTACGGCGCCGCTGACATCCTTTGA
- the cobF gene encoding precorrin-6A synthase (deacetylating) has product MRTILVIGIGAGDPDQLTIQAVKALNRADVFFVLDKGAAKEDLVRLRREILDRHVEGNGYRIVEARDPSRDRSSTDYTAAVEDWHSRRAALYERMMLDELGEDGCGAFLVWGDPSLYDSTLRIIDRIVARGVVRFDYEVIPGITSVQALAARHRLILNRIGGPVEITTGRRLAAGFPPGVDDVVVMLDAENTFLTLPADDVDIYWGAYLGTPDEVLLHGPVAEVGGLIERTRAEARERKGWIMDTYLLRRREESGR; this is encoded by the coding sequence ATGCGCACGATCCTCGTCATTGGCATCGGTGCCGGCGACCCCGACCAGCTGACGATCCAGGCCGTCAAGGCGCTGAATCGGGCCGACGTCTTCTTCGTCCTGGACAAGGGGGCGGCGAAGGAGGACCTGGTCCGGCTGCGGCGGGAGATCCTCGACCGGCACGTCGAGGGGAACGGCTACCGGATCGTCGAGGCCCGTGACCCGAGCCGCGACCGGTCCTCGACGGACTACACCGCCGCCGTCGAGGACTGGCATTCCCGCCGGGCCGCACTGTACGAGCGGATGATGCTCGACGAGCTGGGCGAGGATGGCTGCGGGGCGTTCCTGGTCTGGGGTGATCCGTCGCTGTACGACAGCACGCTGCGCATCATCGACCGGATCGTGGCGCGGGGCGTGGTGCGGTTCGACTACGAGGTGATCCCGGGGATCACCAGCGTGCAGGCGCTCGCCGCCCGCCACCGGCTGATCCTGAACCGGATCGGCGGCCCGGTCGAGATCACGACCGGTCGCCGGCTCGCCGCCGGATTCCCGCCGGGGGTCGACGACGTCGTCGTCATGCTCGATGCCGAGAACACCTTCCTGACCCTGCCGGCCGACGACGTCGACATCTACTGGGGCGCCTACCTCGGCACCCCGGACGAGGTCCTGCTGCACGGTCCGGTCGCCGAGGTCGGCGGGCTGATCGAGCGGACCCGCGCCGAGGCCCGCGAGCGTAAAGGCTGGATCATGGATACCTACCTGCTCCGCCGCCGTGAGGAAAGTGGCCGGTGA